A genome region from Rhodopseudomonas boonkerdii includes the following:
- a CDS encoding GMC family oxidoreductase: MYDVIVVGGGSAGAAIAARLTENPSTRVLLLEAGLDWRADDAPWEVTTANPIPIIHQREFQEKWQWPDLHSRRVAGQDQRFYWRGKGLGGSSMMNGQIAIRGVADAFDEWADLGCAGWSAKEIMPLFSVIEDDADLGDAPGHGRGGPLPVYRAPPETWGPIDKGLRDAALASGYKWCDDVNGPDGEGVACYPINSRNLRRISTNEGYLEPARGRANLEIRGHALVDRVIITDGRATGVVVHIEGQGTQELSAREIVLCGGAIHSPAILLRSGIGPAADLQAMGIAVERNLPVGQHFFDHPLFRPLIKMRDDVAPTDRDTRHTNCCVTYSSGLDDGRRDMIFIAFNHRGIGNPGAIGAGLYRAYSRGTLKLAARDASIDPIVEENMLADPRDMARMIDAVKRLAVITAQPALTGISEWIGLSEGGLTMQQATALPTSEIEAVLRRETGDIQHAAGTCRMTGFDRDDGVVNPDGTVKGIEGLRVADASIMPADCRANTHFTTVVIGEKVARMMMRAATK, translated from the coding sequence ATGTATGATGTGATCGTTGTCGGCGGCGGCTCCGCCGGCGCTGCCATTGCCGCCCGCCTCACCGAAAATCCCTCAACGCGCGTGTTGTTGCTCGAAGCCGGTCTCGACTGGCGCGCAGACGACGCCCCATGGGAGGTCACCACAGCCAATCCGATCCCGATCATTCACCAGCGTGAATTTCAAGAAAAGTGGCAATGGCCGGACCTGCACTCGCGCCGAGTGGCCGGGCAGGACCAGCGCTTCTACTGGCGGGGCAAGGGCCTCGGCGGCTCCTCCATGATGAACGGCCAGATCGCCATTCGCGGTGTTGCCGACGCATTCGACGAATGGGCCGATCTCGGCTGCGCCGGCTGGTCGGCGAAAGAGATCATGCCGCTGTTCTCGGTGATCGAGGACGATGCCGATCTGGGCGACGCGCCCGGCCATGGCCGCGGTGGCCCGTTACCGGTCTATCGCGCCCCGCCGGAGACATGGGGCCCGATCGACAAGGGCCTGCGCGATGCCGCGCTGGCATCTGGCTACAAGTGGTGCGATGACGTCAATGGGCCGGATGGCGAGGGCGTGGCCTGTTATCCCATCAACAGCCGCAACCTGCGCCGCATCTCGACCAATGAGGGCTATCTCGAGCCAGCACGGGGCCGTGCCAATCTCGAAATCCGCGGCCACGCGCTGGTCGATCGCGTGATTATCACCGATGGTCGCGCTACTGGCGTGGTCGTGCATATCGAAGGACAGGGCACGCAGGAGCTATCGGCGCGGGAGATCGTGCTGTGCGGCGGCGCGATCCACAGTCCGGCCATCCTGCTGCGTTCGGGCATCGGTCCGGCGGCCGATCTGCAGGCGATGGGGATTGCGGTCGAGAGGAATCTTCCCGTCGGCCAGCATTTCTTCGATCATCCGCTGTTTCGTCCGCTGATCAAAATGCGGGATGATGTTGCGCCGACAGATCGCGACACCCGCCATACCAACTGCTGTGTCACCTATTCCTCCGGTCTCGACGATGGCCGCCGGGACATGATCTTCATCGCCTTCAACCATCGCGGTATCGGCAATCCCGGCGCGATCGGTGCCGGGCTCTACCGCGCTTATTCGCGCGGTACGCTAAAACTGGCGGCACGCGATGCATCCATCGATCCCATCGTTGAAGAAAACATGCTGGCCGATCCGCGCGATATGGCGCGGATGATCGACGCGGTGAAGCGGCTCGCCGTGATCACCGCACAGCCAGCGCTGACAGGAATCTCCGAATGGATCGGCCTGTCCGAAGGAGGCTTGACGATGCAGCAGGCCACGGCGCTGCCGACCTCCGAAATCGAGGCCGTGTTACGCCGCGAGACCGGCGACATTCAGCATGCGGCGGGCACCTGCCGCATGACGGGCTTCGATCGTGATGACGGTGTCGTTAATCCGGATGGCACCGTGAAGGGTATTGAGGGCCTGCGTGTCGCCGATGCTTCGATCATGCCGGCCGATTGCCGGGCCAACACCCATTTCACCACGGTGGTGATCGGCGAGAAAGTCGCACGCATGATGATGCGTGCCGCGACGAAATGA
- a CDS encoding MFS transporter — MVDIPAATAHPPEASANRTLTAISIAHWVSHFHIFVLPMLFPFLKDRLGVSYIDLGFALTTFAVVSGLTQAPIGFLVDRVGARIILILGVMLGGAALVALGLFLNYPTLIICAGLLGLANSVYHPADYAILAAHMDESRMGRAFSIHTFAGFVGGAVAPPMMVALLASAGGQGALIVAGGIGIAIALMLIVVGIPDAGAIQSSGTKGDAPKVSVMTPAIMMLTVFFTLLALSQGGINSFGIVALMNGYGVTLSSANIALTSFLAASAAGVLAGGWLADRTVHHSRVAAVCFTVNAAIIGAIAAFALPAPAIVIAMTVAGFLGGVITPSRDMLVRQAAPPGAAGRAFGIVSTGFNFSGIVSPIMFGWFMDHALPHWVFGASACFMLATVLLAMVSERKPKPAIA, encoded by the coding sequence ATGGTCGATATTCCGGCCGCAACAGCGCATCCGCCGGAGGCTTCGGCCAACCGGACCCTGACCGCGATCTCGATCGCGCATTGGGTGAGCCATTTTCATATTTTCGTGTTGCCGATGCTGTTTCCCTTTCTCAAGGACCGGCTCGGCGTCAGCTATATCGATCTCGGCTTCGCCCTCACGACTTTCGCCGTCGTGTCAGGCCTGACCCAGGCGCCGATCGGCTTTCTGGTCGATCGTGTGGGCGCGCGTATCATCCTGATCCTGGGCGTCATGCTCGGCGGCGCCGCGCTGGTCGCACTCGGCCTGTTTCTCAACTATCCCACGCTGATCATCTGTGCCGGCCTGCTCGGCTTAGCCAACAGCGTCTATCACCCCGCCGACTATGCGATCCTCGCCGCCCATATGGACGAGTCCAGGATGGGCCGCGCTTTCTCGATCCATACCTTTGCCGGCTTTGTCGGCGGCGCAGTGGCGCCTCCCATGATGGTCGCGTTGCTGGCCTCGGCCGGCGGCCAGGGCGCACTGATCGTCGCTGGCGGCATCGGGATCGCCATCGCCCTGATGCTGATCGTGGTCGGCATTCCCGACGCGGGCGCAATACAGAGCAGCGGCACCAAGGGCGATGCCCCGAAGGTCAGCGTCATGACTCCCGCGATCATGATGCTGACGGTGTTCTTCACGCTGCTGGCGCTGTCGCAGGGCGGCATCAACAGCTTCGGCATCGTCGCACTGATGAATGGCTATGGCGTCACTTTGTCCTCGGCCAATATCGCGCTGACCTCGTTCCTCGCCGCCAGCGCCGCTGGCGTGCTGGCCGGCGGCTGGCTGGCCGATCGCACCGTGCATCACAGCCGCGTTGCTGCCGTATGCTTCACCGTCAATGCGGCCATCATCGGCGCGATCGCGGCTTTCGCCCTGCCGGCACCGGCGATCGTCATCGCCATGACCGTCGCCGGTTTTCTCGGCGGCGTCATTACGCCGTCGCGCGACATGCTGGTGCGCCAAGCCGCGCCGCCCGGTGCGGCCGGACGTGCCTTCGGCATCGTCTCCACCGGTTTCAATTTCAGCGGCATCGTCTCGCCGATCATGTTCGGCTGGTTCATGGACCATGCATTGCCGCATTGGGTATTCGGCGCCTCGGCCTGCTTCATGCTGGCGACGGTGTTGCTGGCAATGGTGTCGGAGCGAAAACCGAAACCGGCCATCGCCTAG
- a CDS encoding MarR family transcriptional regulator, translating to MAVGDLDSGNGVPVKDVSAMLHVDPSFVTTQSKMLEKNGFMRRVPSRQDARVVLMSLSDKASKKIAMLASRRDSLSDFVLADFDHKALLDIMSQLGKLKARLQKAAVMLAVES from the coding sequence ATGGCGGTGGGCGATCTCGATTCCGGCAATGGCGTGCCGGTGAAAGACGTCTCGGCCATGCTGCATGTGGACCCGTCTTTTGTCACCACCCAGTCCAAGATGCTCGAGAAGAATGGCTTCATGCGCCGGGTTCCGTCCCGGCAGGATGCCCGGGTGGTGCTGATGTCGCTGTCGGACAAGGCCAGCAAGAAGATTGCCATGCTGGCGTCGCGGCGCGATTCGCTGAGCGATTTCGTGCTGGCGGATTTCGATCACAAGGCCTTGCTGGACATCATGTCCCAGCTGGGCAAGCTGAAAGCCCGCCTGCAGAAGGCGGCGGTGATGCTGGCGGTAGAAAGCTAA
- a CDS encoding alpha/beta hydrolase family protein: MQWPANEDYSLQFRRLLGAAQDGGSTVSECMLAASGINPACEESWYGQWKKAADLNKSRGDIARARGHIPTALSNWLRAANYYRTAQAFMGIDDARQGAAIAQMMACSRLYLQNSTPAGEVVEIAWGNEGALQGYFLPPAGRAGRKVPVVVCVGGPDQYKEEHLCRMPRYAHERGMALLLIDLPGQGHRRSLDEGFGRYDIETAISGWIDLLETRREVNARKIVILGDGLGAPIATRGASFDPRFAAAVCDAGIWDQHERAFLASRIYGAESTSDQFGDDVVRLCSSSSIATRIACPMLVPLGERDWLDAGHVRKCCEALAAGGCDVELKVFSAAETAASHAQRDNPTVANEFIFDWIADRLARTR; the protein is encoded by the coding sequence ATGCAATGGCCCGCGAATGAGGATTACTCGCTCCAGTTCCGGCGTCTGCTCGGCGCTGCGCAGGATGGCGGAAGCACCGTCTCGGAATGCATGCTGGCTGCAAGCGGGATCAATCCCGCTTGTGAGGAGAGCTGGTACGGGCAGTGGAAGAAAGCTGCGGATCTCAACAAGTCGCGCGGGGATATCGCCCGGGCGCGTGGCCATATCCCGACCGCATTGAGCAACTGGCTGCGGGCGGCGAATTATTATCGCACGGCACAGGCCTTCATGGGCATCGACGATGCCCGCCAGGGGGCGGCGATCGCTCAGATGATGGCCTGTTCCCGCCTCTATCTGCAGAACTCGACGCCGGCAGGTGAGGTCGTCGAGATCGCCTGGGGTAACGAGGGCGCCCTGCAGGGTTATTTTCTGCCGCCGGCGGGGCGGGCTGGCCGTAAGGTGCCGGTGGTGGTCTGTGTGGGCGGTCCGGACCAATACAAGGAAGAACATCTGTGCCGGATGCCGCGCTACGCCCATGAGCGCGGCATGGCGCTGTTGCTGATCGACCTTCCCGGTCAGGGCCATCGGCGCAGCCTCGACGAGGGGTTCGGTCGTTACGACATCGAGACGGCGATCAGTGGCTGGATCGACCTCCTGGAGACGCGGCGCGAGGTCAATGCACGCAAGATCGTGATTCTCGGCGATGGTCTCGGCGCTCCGATCGCCACCCGCGGCGCCAGCTTCGATCCGCGCTTTGCTGCAGCCGTATGCGACGCGGGTATCTGGGACCAGCACGAACGGGCGTTTCTCGCCTCACGCATCTATGGCGCGGAGTCGACCTCCGACCAATTCGGCGATGACGTCGTCCGGCTTTGCAGCAGCAGCAGTATCGCCACCCGGATTGCATGCCCGATGCTGGTCCCGCTCGGCGAGCGCGACTGGCTGGATGCGGGCCATGTCAGGAAATGTTGCGAGGCTCTTGCGGCGGGCGGATGCGACGTTGAGCTCAAGGTTTTCTCCGCTGCCGAGACGGCGGCCTCGCATGCCCAGCGTGACAACCCGACCGTCGCCAACGAATTCATCTTCGACTGGATCGCCGACCGTCTGGCCCGGACACGTTAG
- a CDS encoding M20 family metallopeptidase: MSSNTEALIVEWLASQRQAMIDLLRDVVNIDSGSYDKAGVDAVGERFQQYFAEHDIETWREPNDVYGDAVHAVVTKPGSNEKPILLLGHRDTVFPKGEVEKRPFTIKDNKAYGPGVADMKAGVVINVFVAAALNKFEAAPHPIKVLITGDEEIASRASRPIIEREGRAARAVYNSEPGRPSGNIVTGRKGGVFMRFEVFGKAAHSGNNFSVGVSAIGELAHKVLQIHALTDMDKGITLNVGLISGGQSVNTTAPYAAGEIDFRYVEPADRAVIMSAIETIIATSTVPGTTAKLHVDGEFLPLVQDAAAKAMFRTYQAAAVDSGLATLDGEFAGGCADSGFTASVGTPTLCGLGPVGGNVHTDLEWLDIDSIVPRAQTLARAILRSQI, translated from the coding sequence ATGTCGAGCAACACTGAAGCACTGATCGTCGAGTGGCTTGCCTCGCAGCGGCAAGCCATGATCGATCTCCTGCGCGATGTCGTGAACATCGATTCAGGCTCGTATGACAAGGCCGGCGTCGATGCGGTTGGCGAGCGATTCCAGCAGTATTTTGCGGAACACGACATCGAAACCTGGCGCGAGCCGAACGATGTGTATGGTGATGCCGTCCACGCCGTCGTTACCAAGCCTGGCAGCAACGAGAAGCCGATCCTGTTGCTCGGCCATCGCGACACCGTGTTTCCAAAGGGGGAAGTCGAAAAGCGCCCATTTACCATCAAGGACAACAAGGCTTACGGTCCCGGCGTTGCCGATATGAAAGCCGGCGTCGTCATCAACGTCTTCGTTGCTGCGGCGTTGAACAAGTTCGAGGCCGCGCCGCATCCCATCAAGGTGCTGATCACCGGCGACGAGGAAATTGCCTCGCGTGCGTCCCGCCCGATCATCGAGCGCGAAGGCCGCGCGGCTCGCGCTGTCTATAATTCAGAGCCAGGCCGTCCGTCTGGTAATATCGTCACCGGCCGCAAGGGTGGCGTCTTCATGCGCTTCGAGGTGTTCGGCAAGGCTGCGCATTCCGGCAACAACTTTTCTGTCGGTGTCAGCGCTATCGGTGAACTCGCGCATAAGGTCTTGCAGATTCACGCGCTCACCGACATGGACAAGGGCATCACGCTGAATGTCGGCCTGATCTCCGGCGGCCAGTCGGTCAACACCACCGCGCCCTATGCCGCGGGGGAGATCGATTTTCGCTACGTCGAACCTGCCGATCGCGCTGTGATCATGAGCGCAATCGAGACCATTATCGCAACATCGACGGTTCCGGGGACGACGGCGAAACTGCATGTGGATGGCGAGTTTCTGCCGCTCGTCCAGGACGCCGCAGCGAAGGCGATGTTCCGGACCTATCAGGCTGCCGCCGTCGATTCCGGCCTTGCGACCCTGGACGGCGAATTCGCTGGCGGGTGCGCGGATTCCGGGTTTACCGCCAGCGTCGGCACGCCGACCCTGTGCGGTCTGGGTCCGGTGGGGGGCAATGTCCATACCGATCTCGAATGGCTCGATATCGACAGTATCGTTCCGCGCGCGCAGACGCTGGCGCGTGCGATCCTGCGGTCGCAGATCTAG
- a CDS encoding porin: MTKLKSLVLGSAAGLIAIGGAQAADLPVKAKAVEYVKVCSLYGAGFYYIPGTDTCIKIGGAIRLDTAFGGSTYDVPFWQGGAGGAGAFTQDYFVTRERINLTTDTRTATEYGVVRTYANIQFDFLQNRESIAGGYTEVDYAFIQFAGFTFGKAVSQFDPQWALSKPYISSGFNAGSNNATGIPQIAYTASFGNGVSGTISLENASPYRNAGLWNTDTQIIGPFGATAPGYGTVSNNFAGNAYGGNHIPDVVGNLRLDQAWGTLHFGAAMHAITPTFYATAAGAAGNASLGHADDSYGFAVTGAVEFKNLPTGAGDTLKLEASYAKGAAKYIFGGTTDTIGGGRYAKANANSIGFGYVLDGVYQNNGQIIQSEAWQVSAFYEHYWNPAWRTSVFGNYSHISYGDGNALMLAAFQAGRNNTGGVLSPGTTGNFDLGLAQIGTRTAWTPVQNLTLSAQFTYSRIEQNLNGTYTGPVTGRATPVGGYTLSNQNAYNGSVQILRSF; encoded by the coding sequence ATGACGAAACTTAAGAGCCTCGTTCTCGGCTCTGCGGCGGGTCTGATCGCCATCGGCGGCGCCCAGGCAGCTGACCTTCCGGTCAAGGCCAAGGCCGTTGAATATGTGAAGGTCTGCTCGCTTTACGGCGCAGGCTTCTATTACATCCCGGGCACCGACACCTGCATCAAGATCGGCGGCGCGATTCGTTTGGACACCGCTTTCGGTGGTAGCACCTACGACGTTCCGTTCTGGCAGGGCGGCGCTGGCGGTGCTGGCGCGTTCACGCAGGACTACTTCGTGACCCGTGAGCGTATCAACCTGACCACGGACACCCGCACCGCGACTGAATACGGCGTGGTCCGCACCTATGCGAACATCCAGTTCGACTTCCTGCAGAACCGTGAATCGATTGCCGGTGGTTACACCGAAGTCGACTACGCCTTCATCCAGTTCGCCGGCTTCACCTTCGGTAAGGCCGTATCGCAGTTCGATCCGCAGTGGGCGCTCTCGAAGCCGTACATCTCGTCGGGCTTCAACGCCGGTTCGAACAACGCGACCGGTATCCCGCAGATCGCCTACACCGCTTCGTTCGGTAACGGCGTGTCGGGCACCATCTCGCTCGAAAACGCTTCGCCCTATCGCAACGCCGGTCTCTGGAACACTGATACGCAGATCATCGGTCCGTTCGGTGCGACCGCTCCGGGCTACGGCACGGTGTCGAACAACTTCGCTGGTAACGCCTATGGCGGCAACCACATTCCGGACGTTGTCGGTAACCTCCGCCTCGACCAGGCATGGGGCACCCTGCACTTCGGTGCGGCGATGCACGCCATCACCCCGACCTTCTACGCCACCGCTGCTGGCGCGGCGGGCAATGCCAGCCTCGGCCATGCCGATGACTCCTACGGCTTCGCTGTGACGGGTGCTGTCGAGTTCAAGAACCTGCCAACCGGCGCAGGCGATACCTTGAAGCTCGAAGCTTCGTATGCGAAGGGCGCTGCCAAGTACATCTTCGGTGGCACCACCGATACTATCGGTGGCGGTCGTTACGCCAAGGCTAACGCTAACAGCATTGGCTTCGGCTATGTGCTCGACGGCGTCTACCAGAACAACGGCCAGATCATCCAGAGCGAAGCCTGGCAGGTCAGTGCATTCTACGAGCACTACTGGAATCCGGCATGGCGCACCTCGGTGTTCGGTAACTACAGCCACATCTCCTACGGCGACGGCAACGCGCTCATGCTCGCCGCGTTCCAGGCTGGCCGCAACAACACGGGTGGTGTTCTGTCTCCCGGCACGACTGGCAACTTCGACCTCGGCCTGGCCCAGATCGGTACCCGTACCGCCTGGACTCCGGTTCAGAACCTGACCCTGTCGGCTCAGTTCACCTATAGCCGCATCGAGCAGAACCTGAACGGCACCTACACCGGTCCGGTGACCGGTCGTGCGACTCCGGTTGGTGGCTACACCCTCAGCAACCAGAACGCCTACAACGGTTCGGTGCAGATCCTGCGCTCGTTCTAA
- a CDS encoding LysR family transcriptional regulator — translation MIDKLELLLSLAKERHFGRAAEACGVTQPTMSTSLKQLEDMLGVMLVQRGSRFQGFTPEGERALDWARRIVGDARAMKQEINGLKDSLSGEIRIAAIPTVLGMVASLTTPFRARHPDVQFRIVSCTSAAVLGLLENLEVDAGLTYIENEPLGKVRSIPLYKESYRLLTSPDGMFGDRKQVTWAEVGQVPLCLLTPDMQNRRIIDRALKSVGAEARPTLTSNSIIVLYTHVKTGRWASVMPAKLAETLGLTASGSVRMIPIVDPVVNYGVGLVVPQRDPMTPLVAALVQVAREVAPSLES, via the coding sequence TTGATCGACAAGCTTGAATTATTGTTGTCGCTCGCCAAGGAGCGCCATTTCGGCCGCGCCGCGGAGGCCTGCGGCGTGACGCAGCCGACCATGTCCACCAGCCTCAAGCAGCTTGAGGACATGCTGGGTGTCATGCTGGTCCAGCGCGGGTCGCGTTTCCAGGGCTTTACGCCGGAAGGCGAGCGTGCACTCGACTGGGCTCGCCGTATTGTCGGCGATGCCCGCGCCATGAAGCAGGAAATTAACGGCCTCAAGGACAGTCTGTCCGGCGAGATCCGGATCGCCGCGATCCCCACCGTGCTCGGCATGGTGGCATCGCTGACCACGCCGTTCCGGGCTCGTCATCCGGATGTTCAGTTCCGCATCGTGTCCTGTACCTCGGCCGCGGTGCTGGGCCTCCTCGAAAATCTCGAGGTGGACGCCGGTCTGACCTATATCGAGAACGAGCCGCTCGGAAAGGTGCGTTCGATTCCGCTTTATAAAGAGAGCTACCGCCTTCTGACGTCCCCCGATGGCATGTTCGGTGACCGCAAGCAGGTGACCTGGGCGGAAGTCGGCCAGGTGCCGCTGTGTCTATTGACGCCTGACATGCAGAACCGCCGTATTATCGATCGGGCGTTGAAATCGGTTGGCGCCGAAGCACGCCCCACGCTGACCTCGAACTCGATCATCGTGCTCTACACCCATGTGAAAACGGGCCGCTGGGCAAGCGTGATGCCAGCCAAATTGGCTGAGACGCTCGGTCTCACCGCTTCGGGCTCCGTCCGGATGATCCCGATTGTCGACCCGGTAGTAAATTATGGCGTCGGCCTCGTCGTACCTCAACGTGATCCGATGACCCCACTGGTGGCCGCTTTGGTGCAGGTCGCCCGCGAAGTGGCGCCGTCGCTGGAGAGCTGA
- a CDS encoding ABC transporter ATP-binding protein, whose product MLTVRHLVKSYRSAQEDVAVLRGVDLAVTPGESVALTGESGSGKSTLLHLIAGLDEADAGEIVLSDVAITGLNDAERATLRRDRLGLVFQQFNLIPSLSVADNLAFQSRISGRHDAAWQNELIERLRLGALLKRYPEQLSGGQQQRVAIGRALASKPSLLLADEPTGNLDEDTADEVMRLVRDLVTRSGCGFLMVTHSERLAAMLDRHVHLHAGLIA is encoded by the coding sequence ATGCTCACAGTCCGTCATCTCGTTAAATCTTATCGTTCCGCGCAGGAAGACGTCGCAGTTCTCCGCGGCGTCGATCTTGCTGTTACCCCTGGAGAAAGTGTCGCACTCACCGGCGAGAGCGGCAGCGGCAAAAGCACGCTCCTACATCTGATCGCCGGCCTCGACGAAGCCGATGCCGGTGAAATCGTGCTGAGCGATGTCGCCATTACCGGGCTGAACGATGCTGAACGCGCCACGCTTCGCCGGGACCGGCTCGGTCTCGTATTCCAGCAGTTCAACCTCATCCCGTCACTCTCCGTTGCGGACAATCTCGCTTTCCAGTCGCGCATTTCCGGACGACACGACGCTGCCTGGCAAAATGAACTGATCGAACGTCTCAGGCTGGGCGCGCTACTCAAACGCTATCCCGAGCAACTCTCCGGCGGCCAGCAGCAGCGCGTCGCCATTGGCCGCGCGCTGGCCTCGAAGCCATCGCTCCTGCTGGCTGACGAGCCCACCGGCAATCTCGACGAAGACACTGCCGACGAGGTGATGCGCCTCGTCCGCGACCTGGTCACCCGCAGCGGCTGCGGCTTCCTGATGGTGACCCATAGCGAGCGCCTTGCCGCCATGCTGGACCGCCATGTCCATCTCCACGCAGGACTGATCGCGT
- a CDS encoding tetratricopeptide repeat protein: MAPPTDLFQSAFAAFQQGKMGDAERDLRRILRKAPDHVGALNVLAVVLVTLKRYVEAEPYLKAALRLQPRSDVTLYNYGLVLKALNRPDEALQRFTESLALNQANAETLNNRGTVFNDIGDYTAALADFDRALTLSPRHAAAHFNRSKSLAELKRFEEALAASDAALALQPDMAEAWFGRGFIFARLRRPVEAVAAYERVRTLNPELPLVKGNLLHQKMLVCDWAGIGDLVSEIEADLVAGKLAAEPFGWQGIAKSEASLQRCAELANAAQFGKAPTTKNIRPTAPNGKIRVGYLSGEFREQATSLLLVGVLEQHDKNNFEIVAFDNGFDDGGPTRRRINDAVSRIVDISAMGDVEATAAVRAENIDILVNLNGYFGAQRNGVFARRAAPVQVNYLGFPGTLGAGFMDYIIADPHVLPAEHRRFYSEKVVWLPHCYQANDDRREIAAQGLTRDDCRLPLDGVVFCCFNNAYKITPEVFDVWMRILDAVDGSVLWLLDDSETAVANLRREAAARGVDPARLVFAKRLPPAEHLARHRCADLFLDTLPYNAHTTASDALWAGLPLLTCEGTTFAGRVAASLLRALDLPELITRDSSDLERRAIELARYPRQLEAIREKLVLSRSTKPLFDTRRMARDIEAAFQTMQGRRLAGLAPQHFAVTP; the protein is encoded by the coding sequence ATGGCGCCGCCGACCGATCTCTTCCAAAGCGCTTTCGCCGCGTTCCAGCAGGGTAAGATGGGCGACGCGGAGCGCGATCTTCGCCGTATCCTGCGCAAGGCGCCCGACCATGTCGGCGCTCTGAACGTGCTGGCGGTCGTGCTCGTGACACTCAAACGGTACGTGGAGGCCGAGCCATATCTGAAGGCCGCGCTTCGGCTGCAACCGCGATCGGATGTGACGCTCTATAATTACGGTTTGGTGCTGAAGGCGTTGAACCGGCCCGACGAGGCATTGCAGCGCTTCACCGAGTCGCTGGCGCTCAACCAAGCCAATGCCGAGACACTCAACAATCGCGGAACGGTCTTCAACGATATCGGCGACTACACCGCGGCTCTCGCAGATTTCGACCGCGCCCTGACCCTCAGCCCGCGCCACGCCGCCGCTCACTTCAATCGCAGCAAGTCGCTTGCCGAGCTGAAGCGATTTGAAGAGGCGCTCGCTGCCAGCGATGCTGCCCTCGCTTTGCAGCCTGATATGGCCGAGGCGTGGTTCGGTCGCGGTTTCATTTTCGCAAGGTTGCGCCGGCCTGTGGAAGCTGTTGCCGCTTACGAGCGTGTCCGCACGCTGAATCCCGAATTGCCTCTCGTGAAAGGCAATCTTCTGCATCAGAAGATGCTGGTCTGCGATTGGGCTGGCATCGGCGATCTTGTCAGCGAGATCGAGGCCGATCTCGTTGCCGGAAAACTCGCGGCAGAGCCGTTCGGCTGGCAAGGGATCGCGAAATCGGAAGCCAGCCTGCAGCGCTGCGCAGAACTCGCCAATGCTGCGCAGTTCGGCAAAGCACCGACTACGAAAAACATCAGGCCCACCGCGCCAAACGGCAAGATTCGTGTCGGCTATCTCTCCGGCGAATTCCGCGAGCAGGCGACGTCATTACTACTCGTGGGGGTCCTCGAGCAGCACGATAAGAACAACTTTGAAATCGTGGCCTTCGATAACGGTTTCGATGACGGTGGGCCGACACGGCGGCGTATCAATGATGCGGTAAGCCGCATCGTCGATATTTCAGCGATGGGCGATGTAGAAGCGACAGCAGCCGTCCGCGCCGAAAACATCGACATCCTCGTCAATCTCAACGGCTATTTCGGCGCCCAGCGCAATGGCGTGTTCGCCCGCCGCGCGGCGCCAGTTCAGGTCAATTATCTCGGCTTTCCCGGCACCCTCGGCGCCGGCTTCATGGATTACATCATCGCCGATCCGCATGTGCTGCCGGCCGAACATCGCCGCTTCTACAGCGAGAAGGTCGTCTGGCTGCCGCATTGCTATCAGGCCAATGACGATCGTCGCGAGATCGCCGCGCAGGGCCTTACGCGCGACGACTGTCGTCTGCCCCTGGATGGCGTCGTGTTCTGTTGTTTCAACAATGCCTACAAGATCACGCCTGAAGTCTTCGACGTCTGGATGCGGATTCTCGATGCTGTCGATGGAAGCGTGCTCTGGCTGCTCGATGACAGCGAGACCGCAGTTGCCAATCTCCGCCGCGAGGCTGCGGCGCGCGGTGTCGATCCAGCACGGCTCGTGTTCGCCAAACGGTTGCCGCCCGCAGAACACCTGGCCCGGCATCGTTGTGCCGACCTGTTTCTGGATACGCTGCCTTACAATGCGCATACGACTGCGAGCGACGCGCTGTGGGCGGGATTGCCGCTGCTGACCTGCGAAGGAACGACATTCGCGGGTCGTGTGGCGGCGAGTCTGCTCCGCGCGCTCGACCTGCCGGAACTGATCACCCGTGACAGCAGTGATTTAGAGCGCCGCGCAATCGAACTGGCCCGATATCCCCGGCAGCTCGAGGCGATTCGCGAGAAACTGGTCCTGAGCCGTTCGACAAAACCGTTGTTCGATACGCGCCGTATGGCCCGTGACATCGAAGCAGCGTTCCAGACCATGCAAGGGCGTCGATTGGCCGGATTGGCGCCGCAGCATTTTGCGGTAACACCGTAA